A single genomic interval of Armigeres subalbatus isolate Guangzhou_Male chromosome 1, GZ_Asu_2, whole genome shotgun sequence harbors:
- the LOC134208101 gene encoding uridine diphosphate glucose pyrophosphatase NUDT14-like: MNDISNIYYGPLPEDSPYVKPFRFHYTQNGKEKSWDLLKVHDSVSIVVFNTSRQKLVLVKQFRPAVYHGLVSAEAGADGRSIDMVKYPPSLAVTLELCAGIVDKPIPLAEIAREEVLEECGYDVPVERLEQIISYRSGVGTSGALQVMFYVEVTDQDKVASAGGGVGDEIIEVVEFSLEEAAKLLEKGSVLTSPPAFLFGVLWFLTNRAPKA; the protein is encoded by the exons ATGAACGACATCAGCAACATCTACTACGGACCCCTTCCGGAGGATTCGCCGTACGTGAAACCGTTCCGCTTCCACTACACGCAGAACGGGAAGGAGAAGTCGTGGGACTTGCTAAAAGTGCACGATTCCGTTTCGATAGTCGTCTTCAACACCAGCAGGCAGAAGTTGGTGCTGGTGAAGCAGTTTCGACCAG CGGTTTATCACGGGTTGGTCAGTGCGGAAGCGGGAGCTGATGGGCGAAGTATTGATATGGTCAAATATCCTCCCAGCTTGGCGGTCACCCTGGAGCTGTGCGCCGGAATCGTAGACAAACCGATTCCACTGGCAGAGATAGCAAGGGAGGAAGTGTTGGAAGAATGCGGATACGATGTCCCCGTCGAACGGCTGGAGCAAATAATAAGCTACCGATCGGGGGTTGGTACATCGGGAGCATTGCAGGTGATGTTCTACGTGGAAGTTACCGACCAGGATAAGGTTGCTTCGGCAGGAGGAGGCGTCGGCGATGAGATTATCGAAGTGGTGGAATTTAGCTTGGAAGAGGCAGCAAAGCTGCTGGAAAAAGGAAGTGTACTGACTAGTCCACCAGCATTCCTGTTTGGAGTTCTTTGGTTCCTGACCAATCGAGCACCAAAGGCTTGA